The Pseudomonas baetica genome includes a region encoding these proteins:
- a CDS encoding IS3 family transposase (programmed frameshift), whose translation MTNSNDKSGELLGQERRRRWSPEQKLAMVRESLEPGQSVSVVARRNGINANQLFLWRKLYQDGSLSAVSAGEAVVPASELSDALKQIRELQRMLGKKTMEAEILKEAVEIARSRKLDCALTLVAGGRPVKLVSECLGVARSQLTVRIKQSVSPKTRRSRPVNDAELVAEIQQQVSELPSYGYHRVWGLLRRARETQLLPAINVKRVYRVMRDHNLLLERRIKQPGVPRRHESRIAVQTSDTRWCSDGFEFRCEDGAKLSVTFALDCCDREAIGWVASPTGYSGDDIRDLMLESVEKRFGDQLPATPVQWLSDNGSAYTAEQTRLFARQIGLQPVTTPVRSPQSNGMAESFVKTIKRDYVAHMPKPDRETALRNLAIAFEHYNEQHPHSALNYRSPREFRRLAVASI comes from the exons ATGACTAACAGCAACGATAAGAGTGGGGAGCTTTTGGGCCAGGAGCGGCGGCGCCGCTGGAGCCCAGAGCAAAAGCTGGCCATGGTTCGAGAGAGCCTTGAGCCTGGGCAAAGCGTTTCGGTGGTCGCTCGGCGCAACGGCATCAATGCCAACCAGTTATTCCTGTGGCGCAAGCTGTATCAAGACGGCAGCCTGTCGGCGGTCAGTGCTGGCGAAGCCGTGGTACCGGCCTCAGAGCTGAGCGATGCGCTCAAGCAGATCCGTGAACTGCAACGGATGCTGGGCAAGAAAACGATGGAAGCGGAAATCCTAAAAGAAGCCGTGGAGATCGCCCGGTCGCGAAAAT TGGATTGCGCACTCACCCTTGTTGCCGGGGGACGACCAGTGAAACTGGTCAGCGAATGTCTCGGTGTGGCGCGCTCGCAATTAACGGTTCGAATCAAGCAATCGGTATCGCCCAAGACACGGCGAAGCAGGCCTGTGAACGACGCTGAGTTGGTGGCCGAAATCCAGCAACAGGTCAGCGAGCTGCCCAGCTATGGCTACCATCGAGTCTGGGGATTGCTGCGTCGCGCCCGTGAAACCCAGCTGCTACCTGCGATCAACGTGAAGCGAGTTTACCGGGTGATGCGTGATCACAACCTGCTGCTTGAGCGCCGGATCAAACAACCCGGCGTGCCGCGTCGGCACGAAAGCCGTATTGCGGTGCAAACCAGCGATACGCGTTGGTGCTCGGACGGCTTTGAGTTCCGTTGTGAGGACGGCGCTAAACTGAGCGTGACCTTCGCCCTGGACTGCTGTGATCGCGAAGCCATCGGCTGGGTCGCGAGCCCGACCGGGTACAGCGGCGATGATATCCGCGACTTGATGCTGGAAAGTGTGGAGAAGCGCTTCGGTGATCAACTGCCTGCAACACCGGTGCAGTGGCTCAGCGATAACGGTTCGGCCTACACCGCCGAACAGACGCGCCTGTTTGCTCGGCAGATCGGCTTGCAGCCGGTGACCACACCAGTGCGTAGCCCGCAGAGTAATGGCATGGCCGAGAGCTTCGTGAAGACGATCAAGCGTGACTACGTGGCGCACATGCCCAAACCGGATCGAGAAACGGCGTTGCGTAACCTGGCAATTGCCTTCGAACACTACAACGAGCAGCATCCGCACAGCGCCTTGAACTATCGCTCACCGAGGGAGTTCAGGCGCTTGGCAGTGGCATCAATTTAA
- a CDS encoding type II toxin-antitoxin system HipA family toxin, whose amino-acid sequence MLEQVDVYYEGWGERWRWGTLASTKALTGRPLIVFEFSNEAKKRGLELSSLRLPLQGAKLSRDFPSHQMGLPGPVYDSLPDGWGLLLMDRLFKRRGINPARVGPLERLAYIGNNAMGAMSFEPVAHEALEPQMHVPIELLAAEVQEVLKGEGGELLQKLLLVGGSPQGARPKALVYRDPENDTFTTAATPGFEAWLVKFPAQQEHPEVCAIEMVYAACLRLCGIQTPDTRYFSLSEGMAAFATKRFDRQNNLRVPMQSLAAFTGADFRSPGSLDYVNFLRATQKCTNDVREKASAFERIVFNVAFNNRDDHPKNFAYIMSPGGDWKLAPAYDVTFCEGPGGYHQMDVMGEALEIGRENLLNLAVEAEVAAANAADIIDRFCEVASRFSAIAESSYPGVITRETLSTIQHRIDQNIALLV is encoded by the coding sequence ATGCTTGAGCAAGTTGACGTCTACTACGAGGGCTGGGGTGAACGTTGGCGGTGGGGCACGCTTGCTTCCACGAAAGCCCTGACCGGTCGCCCGCTGATTGTGTTTGAGTTCAGCAACGAGGCGAAAAAAAGAGGGCTGGAACTCTCCTCTTTGAGGCTTCCTTTACAGGGGGCCAAATTGAGCAGGGATTTCCCGTCACATCAGATGGGACTGCCCGGACCGGTTTATGACTCCCTGCCCGACGGCTGGGGCCTGTTGCTGATGGACCGATTGTTCAAACGGCGCGGCATTAACCCCGCACGCGTTGGTCCTTTGGAGCGTCTGGCCTACATTGGCAACAATGCCATGGGCGCCATGTCGTTCGAACCTGTTGCACACGAGGCACTGGAACCGCAAATGCATGTTCCCATCGAACTGCTCGCGGCCGAAGTACAGGAAGTGCTCAAAGGTGAAGGTGGAGAGCTTCTTCAGAAGCTGCTACTGGTGGGAGGCTCTCCCCAGGGGGCCCGGCCAAAAGCGCTGGTCTATCGCGATCCAGAAAACGATACCTTTACCACGGCAGCCACGCCTGGTTTCGAAGCCTGGCTGGTGAAGTTTCCTGCTCAGCAAGAACATCCCGAGGTGTGTGCCATCGAAATGGTTTATGCCGCGTGCCTACGCTTGTGCGGTATCCAGACGCCCGACACTCGTTATTTCAGCCTGTCCGAGGGAATGGCCGCTTTCGCCACTAAACGCTTTGATCGACAAAACAATCTGCGGGTGCCAATGCAAAGTCTCGCAGCCTTTACCGGTGCAGATTTCAGATCCCCAGGCTCTTTGGATTACGTCAACTTCTTGCGGGCGACTCAAAAGTGCACCAACGACGTCCGAGAGAAAGCGAGCGCGTTTGAGCGAATCGTCTTCAATGTCGCGTTCAACAACCGAGACGACCATCCGAAGAACTTTGCGTACATCATGTCGCCTGGCGGAGATTGGAAATTAGCGCCCGCCTACGACGTGACCTTCTGCGAGGGGCCCGGTGGTTATCATCAGATGGACGTGATGGGCGAAGCATTGGAAATTGGACGAGAAAACCTGCTCAACCTTGCAGTGGAAGCTGAGGTGGCAGCGGCAAATGCCGCAGACATCATTGACCGATTCTGCGAGGTGGCAAGCCGATTTTCAGCCATCGCCGAAAGCTCGTATCCGGGGGTGATCACCCGAGAAACCCTAAGCACCATTCAACATCGAATCGACCAAAACATCGCGCTACTTGTTTGA
- a CDS encoding type I restriction endonuclease — translation MEFFEKLASLAAKVRLQSAAIQTEEATKNAFVMPFISTVLGYDVFDPTEVTPEFVCDIGTKKGEKIDYAIMKDGEVQILIECKKVGESLHINHASQLFRYFHVTSARISILTNGQVYKFFTDLDAPNKMDEKPFLELDLLDIDEYSVPELVKLTKSAFDVDSIISAAGELKYVSQIKKVIAAQVSKPDDDFVKVFASRVYDGVITQKVREQFHELTRKAVVQFLNDQINDRLKSAMSGTIQSQLASLPSPSAGTDPVDPRDESDDKVLTTLEELEGYHIVRALVRSVVDAKRIVQRDTQSYFGILLDDNNRKPICRLHFNRSQKYIGIFDEEKNETRHPISTVDDIYEYSDHLKKTVGFYE, via the coding sequence ATGGAATTCTTCGAAAAGTTAGCCAGCCTAGCCGCTAAAGTCCGGTTGCAGAGCGCCGCAATCCAGACAGAAGAAGCAACGAAAAATGCATTCGTCATGCCCTTCATCAGCACGGTATTAGGGTACGACGTCTTCGATCCGACTGAAGTGACGCCTGAGTTTGTCTGTGACATTGGCACGAAGAAGGGCGAGAAAATCGACTACGCCATCATGAAAGACGGTGAGGTGCAGATTCTAATCGAGTGTAAGAAAGTCGGTGAGTCACTGCACATCAATCACGCCTCTCAGCTATTTCGCTATTTTCACGTTACCAGCGCTCGTATCTCCATCCTTACCAATGGTCAGGTCTACAAGTTTTTTACGGATCTGGATGCGCCGAACAAAATGGATGAAAAGCCGTTCCTGGAACTGGACCTCTTGGATATTGATGAATACTCGGTTCCCGAGTTGGTGAAGCTCACGAAGTCGGCTTTTGACGTTGACTCGATTATCAGCGCGGCTGGCGAACTGAAGTATGTCAGTCAAATAAAGAAGGTTATCGCCGCGCAGGTCAGCAAGCCGGACGATGATTTCGTCAAGGTTTTCGCCTCCCGTGTTTACGACGGAGTGATCACGCAAAAAGTACGCGAGCAGTTTCATGAACTGACACGAAAAGCCGTTGTGCAGTTTTTAAATGATCAGATCAATGACCGACTCAAGTCCGCTATGAGTGGGACAATTCAATCTCAATTGGCATCTTTGCCTTCACCGTCTGCCGGGACTGATCCTGTAGATCCGCGCGACGAGTCAGATGATAAGGTTTTGACCACCCTTGAAGAACTGGAGGGGTATCACATCGTTCGTGCTCTGGTTCGATCGGTTGTTGATGCCAAGCGAATTGTTCAGCGAGATACGCAGAGCTATTTCGGCATATTGCTGGATGACAACAACCGTAAGCCGATTTGTCGATTGCATTTCAATCGTTCTCAAAAGTACATCGGTATTTTTGATGAAGAAAAGAACGAAACACGTCATCCAATCAGCACTGTCGATGACATCTATGAGTATTCGGATCATTTGAAAAAAACAGTTGGATTCTACGAGTGA
- the fabD gene encoding ACP S-malonyltransferase, whose protein sequence is MQKIYVFPGQGSQLKGMGEAVFGKFITYTDLASDILGYSIVDLCLEDRDQRLNQTQYTQPALYTVSALTYLDRLQSASGNEQVAYFAGHSLGEYCALFAAGGFDFATGLQLVQRRGQLMSQAPRGGMAAVLGLSEERVRTVLRDKGLDAIDLANINSPDQIILSGLHDDIVGEATRAIFEQAGASYVPLNVSAAFHSRYMQDVEREFADYLAGFSLQPLSTPVVSNMTARPYPQRDYAAILSGQITHPVKWYESISWLLTQDIQPIEELGPGNVLSKLTDKIVKAPMAIAPTAAPPAPVAPAPRDTIFMYGGQGTQYFQMGRELYQHNPAFRQQMDACSALVEAESGFSLVKVIYDESRRVYEPFDSILQTHPALFAVGYSLTAMLRAEGVEPRAVLGYSLGEYIGLTVSGCLSWQDGLRLTLRQSRVLAEHCPKGGMLSVLAPVEHLQQHPGLYQGVELAGINFADNFCVSGARADLARIKQGLDAMGVICIELPVQYPFHSSNIEPVRDKILAILEGIEFGAPRIPYYSSTFARAIHAGDLGNARDYLWRVIRQSVDFHGLVKHLASSGSQALFVDLSATGSLANFIKYTRPNSLNYSHSINQFGKDLSNLHILLNKITGRSGE, encoded by the coding sequence ATGCAAAAGATTTATGTTTTTCCTGGCCAGGGTTCACAACTCAAGGGCATGGGCGAGGCGGTGTTCGGCAAGTTCATAACCTATACGGACCTGGCCAGCGATATTCTCGGCTACTCCATCGTCGACCTGTGTCTCGAAGACCGCGACCAGCGCCTGAACCAGACCCAATACACTCAGCCGGCGCTTTATACGGTCAGTGCGCTGACCTACCTGGACCGCTTGCAGAGCGCTTCCGGGAACGAGCAGGTGGCGTATTTCGCCGGGCATTCCCTGGGCGAGTACTGCGCGCTCTTCGCCGCTGGCGGCTTTGACTTTGCCACCGGGCTGCAACTGGTCCAGCGCCGGGGCCAATTGATGAGCCAGGCGCCCAGGGGCGGCATGGCCGCGGTGCTGGGCCTGAGCGAGGAAAGGGTTCGCACTGTCCTGCGCGACAAGGGCCTGGACGCTATCGACCTGGCCAATATCAACTCGCCAGATCAGATCATTCTTTCCGGCCTGCACGACGATATTGTCGGCGAAGCGACCCGAGCGATCTTCGAGCAGGCCGGCGCCAGTTATGTACCGCTGAACGTCAGCGCCGCCTTCCACTCACGCTACATGCAGGATGTCGAACGCGAGTTCGCCGACTACCTGGCGGGGTTCTCGCTACAGCCCCTGTCCACCCCCGTGGTCTCGAACATGACGGCGCGGCCTTATCCGCAGCGCGATTACGCCGCCATCCTCAGCGGGCAGATCACCCATCCGGTGAAATGGTACGAAAGCATTTCCTGGCTGCTGACCCAGGATATCCAGCCGATCGAGGAACTCGGGCCGGGCAATGTCCTGAGCAAACTGACCGACAAGATTGTCAAGGCGCCGATGGCCATCGCGCCGACTGCCGCGCCGCCTGCTCCGGTCGCCCCGGCGCCGCGGGACACGATCTTCATGTATGGCGGGCAAGGCACCCAGTATTTCCAGATGGGCCGCGAGCTGTACCAGCACAACCCGGCCTTCCGCCAGCAGATGGATGCCTGCAGCGCCCTGGTGGAAGCAGAGTCGGGATTTTCCCTGGTCAAGGTTATCTACGATGAATCGCGCCGGGTCTACGAGCCGTTCGACTCGATCCTGCAAACCCATCCCGCGCTGTTCGCCGTCGGCTACAGCCTGACCGCCATGCTGCGCGCCGAAGGAGTCGAGCCCAGGGCCGTCCTGGGCTACAGCCTGGGCGAGTACATCGGCTTGACGGTCAGCGGTTGCCTGTCCTGGCAGGACGGGCTGCGCCTGACCCTGCGCCAGTCGCGGGTGCTGGCCGAGCATTGCCCCAAGGGCGGGATGCTCAGCGTGCTGGCGCCGGTGGAGCACCTGCAGCAGCATCCCGGGCTTTACCAGGGGGTGGAGCTGGCCGGGATCAATTTCGCCGACAATTTCTGTGTCTCCGGCGCCCGGGCCGACCTGGCCCGGATCAAGCAGGGCCTGGATGCCATGGGGGTGATCTGCATCGAACTGCCCGTGCAGTATCCGTTTCACTCCAGCAATATCGAGCCGGTCCGGGACAAGATCCTGGCGATCCTGGAAGGCATCGAGTTCGGCGCGCCGCGCATCCCCTATTACTCCTCCACGTTCGCCCGGGCCATTCACGCCGGCGACCTGGGCAACGCCCGGGATTACCTGTGGCGCGTCATCCGCCAGAGCGTGGATTTCCATGGCCTGGTCAAGCACCTGGCAAGCAGTGGCAGCCAGGCGCTGTTCGTCGACCTGAGCGCGACCGGCTCGCTGGCCAACTTCATCAAGTACACCCGCCCCAACAGTCTCAATTACAGCCATTCGATCAATCAGTTCGGCAAGGACCTGAGCAACCTTCATATCCTTCTCAACAAAATCACCGGCCGTTCAGGGGAGTAG
- a CDS encoding type II toxin-antitoxin system HicB family antitoxin, whose product MLYPIAISIGDEEQAWGVEVPDIPGCFSAGEDLDDAVAMAREAIEGHFEILAEDGAPIPAASKLGVNVANPKYAGCAWAVVDIDVVKYLGKAQKLNITLPGHLINRIDEYVLHHPEEKSRSGFLASAALKVLQQG is encoded by the coding sequence ATGCTCTACCCGATTGCGATTTCAATAGGTGATGAGGAACAGGCCTGGGGCGTGGAAGTGCCGGACATTCCCGGCTGTTTTTCGGCAGGCGAGGATCTGGATGATGCCGTCGCCATGGCTCGTGAAGCCATTGAGGGGCATTTCGAGATTTTGGCTGAGGACGGTGCGCCGATCCCGGCTGCCAGCAAACTTGGCGTGAACGTGGCCAATCCAAAGTACGCGGGATGCGCGTGGGCAGTGGTGGATATTGATGTCGTGAAGTATTTGGGCAAAGCCCAGAAACTCAACATCACCCTGCCGGGGCATTTGATTAATCGCATTGATGAATACGTGTTGCATCACCCGGAAGAGAAAAGTCGTTCGGGGTTTCTGGCTTCCGCGGCTTTGAAAGTTTTACAGCAGGGTTGA
- a CDS encoding DUF6124 family protein has product MFKVTPNPPDTDPASPYESPGSKKFHEAAERALDHYLSPAAQIMGSTNEPEPMFLANPKYDTESLLANASETLGSATTMLNNFAALLDTSHRKTALGIAQIVMLSELAVNKALDNVVPAA; this is encoded by the coding sequence ATGTTCAAAGTTACGCCCAACCCGCCAGACACCGATCCGGCATCCCCCTACGAATCGCCCGGTTCGAAGAAGTTCCACGAAGCCGCTGAACGCGCCCTCGACCACTACCTCAGCCCCGCCGCCCAAATAATGGGCTCGACTAACGAACCCGAACCGATGTTCCTCGCCAACCCGAAATACGACACCGAGTCCCTGCTGGCCAACGCCAGCGAAACCCTCGGCTCCGCCACCACCATGCTCAACAACTTCGCCGCGCTGCTCGACACCTCGCACCGCAAGACCGCACTCGGCATTGCGCAGATTGTGATGTTGAGTGAGTTGGCGGTGAATAAGGCGCTGGATAACGTGGTGCCGGCGGCTTAA
- a CDS encoding class I SAM-dependent methyltransferase: MTQNIYDDPEFFQGYSQMNRSIGSLDAAPEWPALKALLPSMHGLHVVDLGCGYGWFSRWASEHGAASVLALDVSEKMLERARETTSAANIRYERADLEHLDLPACSFDLAYSSLALHYIKDLSGLFAHLYAALKPGSHFVFSIEHPIFMAPSNPGWLIDSDGRKRWPLDSYQREGERVTHWLAEGVIKQHRTLGTLLNSLIGAGFTIRHVNEWGPSDAEVAAQPALAEERERPMMMLVAVQR, translated from the coding sequence ATGACTCAAAACATCTACGACGATCCCGAATTCTTCCAGGGCTACAGCCAGATGAACCGCTCCATCGGCAGCCTCGATGCCGCGCCGGAATGGCCGGCGCTCAAGGCGTTGCTGCCCTCCATGCACGGCTTGCACGTGGTGGATCTGGGTTGCGGTTACGGCTGGTTCAGCCGCTGGGCCAGTGAACACGGCGCCGCGAGCGTCCTGGCCCTGGACGTTTCAGAGAAGATGCTGGAACGGGCACGCGAAACCACCTCGGCGGCGAACATCCGCTATGAACGCGCCGATCTTGAACACCTCGACTTGCCCGCCTGCAGTTTCGACCTGGCCTACAGCTCGCTGGCGCTGCACTACATCAAGGATCTGTCGGGGTTGTTTGCTCACCTCTACGCAGCGCTGAAACCGGGTTCGCACTTTGTGTTTTCCATCGAACACCCGATCTTCATGGCGCCGAGCAATCCCGGCTGGTTGATCGACAGCGACGGTCGCAAGCGCTGGCCGCTGGACAGTTATCAGAGGGAGGGCGAGCGGGTGACCCATTGGCTGGCAGAGGGTGTGATCAAGCAGCACCGTACTCTCGGTACTTTGCTCAATTCACTGATTGGCGCTGGCTTCACCATTCGCCATGTCAACGAATGGGGGCCAAGCGATGCGGAAGTGGCAGCGCAACCGGCGCTGGCTGAAGAGCGTGAGCGGCCGATGATGATGTTGGTGGCGGTGCAAAGATAA
- the tam gene encoding trans-aconitate 2-methyltransferase codes for MSWSAKQYVAFEDERTRPARDLLAAIPTAEARTVVDIGCGPGNSTELLVQRFPGAKVSGLDSSPDMIDAARKRLPQLQFDVAEIDQWADAGPFDVIFANAVLQWVPDHASLLPALAGKLSAGGSLAIQMPDNLNEPSHRLMREVAANGPWASKLAGAAGQRTDMASASEYFSMLRPHCARVDVWRTTYHHQLPGGAAGVVEWFKGSGLIPFLSPLTESERALYLEQYLAEVEKAYPALADGSVLLPFPRLFIVATR; via the coding sequence ATGAGTTGGTCCGCCAAACAATACGTCGCTTTCGAAGATGAACGCACCCGCCCGGCCCGCGATCTGCTCGCGGCGATTCCCACGGCAGAGGCCCGAACAGTGGTGGATATCGGTTGTGGGCCCGGTAACTCGACGGAGTTGCTGGTGCAGCGTTTTCCCGGGGCAAAGGTCAGTGGTCTGGATAGCTCGCCGGATATGATCGACGCCGCGCGCAAACGCCTGCCGCAGTTGCAGTTTGATGTCGCCGAGATTGATCAATGGGCTGATGCTGGCCCGTTCGATGTGATCTTTGCCAATGCTGTTTTGCAGTGGGTGCCGGATCACGCTTCGCTACTGCCAGCGCTGGCGGGCAAGTTGTCGGCGGGGGGCAGTCTGGCGATCCAGATGCCGGATAACCTCAACGAGCCGTCCCATCGGCTGATGCGCGAAGTCGCCGCGAATGGCCCTTGGGCCAGCAAACTCGCCGGTGCTGCCGGTCAGCGCACCGATATGGCGAGTGCCAGCGAATACTTCTCGATGCTGCGACCGCACTGTGCGCGGGTCGATGTGTGGCGCACCACGTATCACCATCAGTTGCCCGGTGGTGCGGCGGGGGTGGTGGAGTGGTTCAAGGGCAGTGGGTTGATTCCGTTTCTGAGTCCGCTGACTGAAAGCGAGCGGGCGCTGTATCTGGAGCAGTATTTGGCTGAGGTTGAAAAGGCTTATCCGGCGTTGGCCGATGGTTCGGTGCTGTTGCCGTTTCCGCGCTTGTTTATTGTGGCGACGCGCTGA
- a CDS encoding helix-turn-helix domain-containing protein, with protein MLDLNLSTASEIVKRICQRLRTERLALEMTQADVAARAGIGTNTVSNLEAGRNVGFDNLVRVAMVLGRGKELEDLFLPKLETLDDLIRYENTAKRHRIKRKADNA; from the coding sequence ATGTTGGATTTAAACCTCAGCACCGCAAGCGAGATCGTCAAACGGATTTGCCAACGCTTGCGCACAGAACGATTGGCTCTGGAGATGACACAGGCGGACGTAGCGGCACGAGCCGGTATCGGGACGAACACGGTGTCAAACCTTGAAGCCGGGCGTAATGTGGGTTTCGACAATCTGGTGCGAGTCGCCATGGTTCTTGGACGCGGCAAGGAACTCGAAGATTTGTTTTTGCCTAAACTTGAAACCCTGGACGACCTCATTCGCTACGAAAACACTGCCAAGCGTCATCGCATCAAAAGGAAAGCCGACAATGCTTGA
- a CDS encoding low affinity iron permease family protein, protein MKFAKISQKLALWAGSPKTFMGALILIGLWGMSGPIFSYNDTWQLIINTSTTIITFLMVFLIQNTQNRDTDILHLKIDELLRVTKEAQNAMLGLEALDLKQLEALRRHYRTLGEGEVFNLEGLGEKSKPKQDLNEC, encoded by the coding sequence ATGAAATTCGCCAAGATCTCGCAGAAGCTCGCCCTGTGGGCCGGTAGCCCCAAGACCTTCATGGGGGCGTTGATCCTGATCGGTCTGTGGGGGATGAGCGGGCCGATTTTCAGCTACAACGACACCTGGCAACTGATCATTAACACGTCGACGACGATCATCACGTTCCTGATGGTGTTTCTGATCCAGAACACGCAGAACCGTGACACCGACATCCTGCATTTGAAGATTGATGAATTGCTGCGGGTGACCAAAGAGGCGCAGAACGCGATGTTAGGGCTGGAGGCGCTGGATCTGAAGCAGCTGGAAGCCTTGCGCAGGCACTACCGGACGTTGGGCGAAGGTGAGGTTTTCAATCTTGAGGGGTTGGGCGAGAAGAGCAAGCCGAAGCAGGATTTGAACGAATGCTGA
- a CDS encoding UvrD-helicase domain-containing protein: MAYVGFWFHCSPNPIHCVNSALEAANSSKPLVIEAGAGCGKTTTLQSISSALFETGHAKQLYLAYNSALAVAGREAFSSGVEVRTVHSAAYRALSKALAHRKTGSVYSKHIIDALALDGRAGVPDKFAYARALLTSMERFCASADNNICLDHIAQWLLHDAISVEQAIEDTQQLFQLVSPLSKGSIPVSHDAYLKTWHLLGAPGMNEYDSVLVDEAQDSSAVMLGCLEHANNLIAVGDSAQQIYAFRGAVDALRNMDGRRCSLSQSFRFGPEVAILANKLLQKKKAKPGLVLKGMASKGTTWTCPYKTGHQLPVKLMPLPSA; the protein is encoded by the coding sequence ATGGCTTACGTTGGTTTTTGGTTCCATTGCTCCCCAAACCCCATCCACTGTGTGAATTCTGCTCTGGAAGCGGCGAACTCCTCTAAGCCATTGGTCATCGAGGCTGGTGCAGGATGCGGAAAGACCACTACTCTGCAGTCAATCTCATCCGCGCTGTTCGAAACAGGGCACGCTAAACAATTGTACCTCGCGTACAACTCCGCTTTGGCTGTCGCAGGAAGAGAAGCATTCTCTAGCGGCGTAGAGGTTCGAACCGTTCATAGTGCTGCCTATCGCGCACTTTCTAAAGCCTTGGCACATCGAAAAACGGGATCCGTTTACAGCAAGCACATCATCGATGCACTTGCTCTAGATGGTCGTGCAGGAGTTCCTGATAAGTTTGCATATGCCAGAGCGCTGCTCACATCAATGGAGCGTTTCTGCGCATCAGCTGACAACAACATATGCCTCGATCACATAGCCCAGTGGCTGCTGCACGATGCCATTAGCGTGGAGCAGGCCATAGAGGATACTCAGCAGTTGTTCCAGCTGGTCTCCCCTCTTAGCAAAGGCAGCATCCCGGTCAGCCATGATGCTTATCTTAAAACATGGCACCTCTTGGGTGCTCCAGGTATGAACGAATATGACTCGGTCCTTGTCGACGAGGCTCAAGACAGCTCGGCGGTCATGCTGGGGTGCTTGGAGCATGCAAATAATCTGATCGCTGTCGGAGATTCTGCACAACAGATCTACGCATTCAGGGGGGCTGTCGACGCTTTGAGAAACATGGATGGGAGGCGGTGCTCGCTATCGCAAAGTTTCCGATTTGGCCCTGAGGTAGCTATTCTCGCGAATAAGTTGCTTCAAAAGAAGAAGGCTAAACCTGGCTTAGTACTGAAAGGTATGGCCTCCAAGGGAACAACCTGGACTTGCCCCTACAAAACCGGACACCAACTCCCCGTTAAATTGATGCCACTGCCAAGCGCCTGA